The proteins below are encoded in one region of Apium graveolens cultivar Ventura chromosome 4, ASM990537v1, whole genome shotgun sequence:
- the LOC141718873 gene encoding uncharacterized protein LOC141718873 yields MTNRILLRGIEKRLRKSKIKWPKELPNVLWAYRTNPRTNTGETPFKLAYGTEAMLPIEVGSPSHREINFDEVANEEGLRINLELIEEVRDQAVARMERYKEKTKEHFNKKSRVKNFQVEDLVLRDTEASNPTNTGKLMPRWEGPYKIKEVLRPMTYKLINMDEFEIPNTWHGLRLRKFYQ; encoded by the coding sequence ATGACGAACCGGATCCTTCTCCGTGGGATCGAGAAGAGGCTCAGAAAAAGCAAAATCAAATGGCCGAAAGAATTGCCAAATGtactatgggcctatagaacAAATCCCCGAACAAACACAGGCGAAACGCCCTTCAAACTGGCTTACGGAACTGAAGCAATGCTTCCCATCGAGGTAGGATCCCCCTCTCACCGGGAAATAAACTTTGACGAGGTAGCCAACGAGGAGGGGCTCAGGATAAACCTCGAGCTAATCGAAGAGGTCCGAGACCAGGCTGTTGCAAGGATGGAGAGGTACAAGGAAAAAACCAAGGAGCACTTCAACAAGAAGTCCCGAGTCAAGAACTTCCAAGTTGAAGACCTGGTACTTCGAGACACAGAAGCTTCAAATCCAACCAACACTGGAAAGCTGATGCCCAGGTGGGAAGGGCCCTATAAAATCAAGGAAGTGTTAAGGCCAATGACATATAAGCTGATAAACATGGATGAATTCGAGATCCCAAACACctggcatggactcaggctcagaaaaTTCTATCAATAG